A single Tenacibaculum sp. Bg11-29 DNA region contains:
- the pafA gene encoding alkaline phosphatase PafA yields MKKIIPLIALAIICLCSFIPNNKKNIKKPKLVVGVVIDQMRYDYLARFASKYGTDGFNRLLNNGFSLENAHYNYIPTYTAVGHTSIFTGTTPTNHAIISNNWYDKYLKKTIYCVDDSNYKTVGNNGGGGKKSPKRMLTTTITDQLRLAQNMNGKTIGIAIKDRSAILPAGHTANAAYWFDGGDQGDWITSSYYMNELPNWVKKFNNAKIVDTYLKQPWETLYDINTYSESIADDNNFEAPFKGEDKPVFPHNIPKLRSKNNNYSIIKAIPAGNSLTTDFAKAAIIGENLGKSSYTDFLTVSYSSTDYVGHQFGVASKEIEDTYLRLDRDLANLFQFLDTQVGKNNYTLFLTADHAAVQVPSYLQSVKIPANYFSYKKFKDFVNNITKKYFNSDALVENISNFQIFLDKEKIESLNLNSSKVAQKIADEVINYKGIYKTVTARTLQTTSFTSGILNSLQNGYNQKFSGDVLLIPNPSTISHPKKGTTHGSGYSYDTHIPIIFYGNGIKQGSSKEKYEIIDIAPTISNLLQIEFPNGATGKIITEVLN; encoded by the coding sequence ATGAAAAAAATCATCCCTTTAATAGCTTTAGCTATAATTTGTTTGTGTAGCTTTATCCCTAATAATAAAAAGAATATTAAAAAACCTAAACTAGTTGTTGGTGTTGTTATAGACCAAATGCGTTATGATTACCTTGCACGATTTGCTAGCAAATATGGTACAGATGGCTTTAATCGTTTATTAAATAATGGATTTTCATTAGAAAACGCTCACTACAATTACATACCTACATATACTGCTGTTGGTCATACATCTATTTTCACAGGTACAACACCTACAAACCACGCCATTATTAGTAATAACTGGTATGATAAATACTTAAAAAAAACTATTTATTGTGTTGATGATAGTAATTACAAAACTGTTGGTAATAATGGTGGTGGCGGTAAAAAATCACCTAAAAGAATGCTAACCACAACTATTACAGACCAATTAAGGTTAGCACAAAATATGAATGGAAAAACCATTGGTATAGCTATTAAAGATCGTTCTGCTATTTTACCTGCTGGCCATACCGCAAATGCTGCATATTGGTTTGATGGTGGAGATCAGGGAGATTGGATCACTTCTTCTTACTATATGAATGAACTTCCTAATTGGGTTAAAAAATTTAACAACGCTAAAATTGTAGATACTTATTTAAAGCAACCATGGGAAACATTATATGATATTAACACGTATAGTGAAAGTATTGCTGATGACAATAATTTTGAAGCTCCTTTTAAAGGTGAAGATAAACCTGTATTTCCTCACAATATACCTAAATTAAGAAGTAAGAATAACAATTACAGTATTATAAAAGCCATTCCTGCCGGAAACTCTTTAACTACAGATTTTGCTAAAGCGGCTATTATTGGAGAAAATTTAGGAAAATCATCATATACCGATTTCTTAACTGTTAGTTATTCGTCTACAGATTATGTTGGACATCAGTTTGGTGTTGCTTCTAAAGAAATTGAAGATACTTATTTACGTTTAGACAGAGATTTAGCTAATTTATTTCAATTTTTAGATACTCAAGTTGGCAAGAATAATTATACATTGTTTTTAACAGCAGATCATGCAGCTGTACAAGTACCTTCCTACTTACAATCGGTTAAGATTCCTGCAAATTATTTCAGTTATAAAAAATTTAAAGATTTTGTAAATAATATCACCAAAAAATATTTTAACTCTGACGCTTTAGTCGAAAACATTTCTAATTTTCAGATTTTTTTAGATAAAGAAAAAATAGAATCGTTAAATTTAAATTCAAGTAAAGTTGCTCAAAAAATTGCTGATGAAGTTATTAACTATAAAGGTATTTATAAAACTGTAACCGCAAGAACTTTACAAACAACTTCTTTTACTTCTGGTATTTTAAACTCATTACAAAATGGGTATAATCAAAAATTTTCAGGGGATGTTTTGTTAATTCCAAATCCTTCAACTATTAGCCATCCTAAAAAAGGAACAACTCATGGGTCGGGGTACTCTTATGACACACATATACCTATTATTTTTTATGGTAATGGTATTAAACAAGGTTCATCTAAAGAAAAATATGAAATTATAGATATTGCTCCTACTATTTCTAATTTACTTCAAATAGAGTTTCCTAATGGTGCTACTGGTAAAATTATAACAGAAGTTTTAAACTAA
- a CDS encoding ABC transporter permease: MNYIEHIGKYFFMLKQVFTRPQRARVFREALFREIDELGLKSLGIISFISFFIGGVIALQTALNLESPFIPRSLIGFAAKRSIILEFAPTFCSIILAGKVGSYITSSIGAMRVTEQIDALEVMGINSLNYLVLPKIIATVFFYPFLIILGMFLGIFGGWIAGVLSGLFSGVDYITGVQMEFDPFLLTYAIIKTLIFAFLIATVPSYHGYYVKGGSLEVGKASTQSVVWTTVLIVIANYLLTQMLLT, translated from the coding sequence ATGAATTACATTGAGCATATAGGTAAGTACTTTTTTATGTTAAAACAAGTTTTTACCAGACCACAAAGAGCACGTGTTTTTAGAGAAGCTTTGTTTCGAGAAATAGATGAACTAGGGCTTAAGTCATTGGGAATCATATCTTTTATTTCATTTTTTATTGGTGGAGTAATTGCTTTACAAACAGCTTTAAATTTAGAAAGCCCTTTTATACCAAGATCATTAATAGGTTTTGCAGCGAAGCGGTCTATTATATTAGAGTTTGCTCCTACATTTTGTTCTATTATTTTAGCAGGTAAAGTAGGTTCATACATTACTTCTAGTATTGGTGCTATGCGGGTTACAGAACAAATAGATGCGTTAGAGGTAATGGGAATTAATTCTTTAAATTATTTAGTGTTACCTAAAATAATAGCAACCGTATTTTTTTATCCTTTTTTAATCATTCTTGGAATGTTTTTAGGGATTTTTGGAGGATGGATAGCTGGTGTACTTTCAGGATTGTTCTCTGGTGTTGATTATATAACAGGAGTGCAGATGGAGTTTGATCCCTTTTTATTAACCTATGCAATTATAAAAACATTAATTTTTGCTTTTTTAATAGCTACTGTGCCCTCATATCATGGATATTATGTAAAAGGGGGGTCGTTAGAAGTAGGTAAGGCTAGTACGCAATCGGTAGTTTGGACAACGGTTCTTATTGTTATCGCTAATTACTTATTAACTCAAATGTTGTTAACATAA
- a CDS encoding ABC transporter ATP-binding protein: MIEVNNLHKGFSGVEILKGITTSFLPGETSLIIGQSGSGKTVFLKSLIGLHIPEKGTIIYDGRVNTEMTIEDKRNFRKELGMVFQGSALFDSQTVEENVMFPLKMFTKQPESEMLDRVNFVLKRVNLENSNKKFPAELSGGMQKRVAIARAIVMNPKYLFCDEPNSGLDPQTSIVIDNLIQEITDEYKITTIINTHDMNSVMEIGDKIVFLKNGIKAWEGSHKEIFKTDNKAVVDFVYSSNLFKKVRQAYLLEK; encoded by the coding sequence ATGATAGAAGTAAATAATTTACATAAAGGGTTTAGTGGTGTTGAAATTTTAAAAGGAATTACAACTTCTTTTTTACCTGGTGAAACAAGTTTAATTATTGGGCAAAGTGGTTCGGGTAAAACAGTTTTTTTAAAATCCCTAATAGGATTGCATATCCCTGAAAAAGGAACTATTATTTATGATGGTCGTGTGAATACAGAAATGACTATTGAAGATAAAAGGAACTTTCGTAAAGAATTAGGGATGGTTTTTCAAGGAAGTGCATTGTTTGATTCACAAACTGTTGAAGAAAATGTAATGTTTCCTTTAAAGATGTTTACTAAGCAGCCAGAGAGCGAAATGCTAGATAGAGTTAACTTTGTTTTAAAACGTGTAAATCTAGAAAATTCGAATAAAAAATTTCCAGCTGAATTATCAGGAGGAATGCAAAAACGGGTTGCTATTGCAAGGGCGATTGTTATGAATCCTAAATATTTGTTTTGTGATGAACCTAACTCAGGGTTAGATCCACAAACATCAATCGTAATAGATAATTTAATCCAAGAAATTACGGATGAGTATAAAATAACAACAATTATAAATACACATGATATGAATTCGGTGATGGAAATAGGTGATAAGATTGTTTTTCTTAAAAATGGAATAAAAGCATGGGAGGGGTCTCATAAAGAAATTTTCAAAACAGATAATAAAGCAGTAGTAGACTTTGTGTATTCTTCAAATTTGTTTAAAAAAGTACGTCAAGCATATTTATTAGAAAAATAA
- a CDS encoding C10 family peptidase, with protein MIKKITLLTMVLLFCFKSTFANPINKKTAISVANKWLSNKLQRSAKTNQKEILSLKEIHHNERVVYYIISFKKGGFVIVSADDSTKPILAYSDTSFFDTNLENPTTKTLLNGYKSFVYESALAQKTSKMKSANSGWNRLLKSKSQNQRKTKVIAPFMDDILYTQSSGFQKFCPSDDDGQAIVGCVATAMSQVMRYWEFPSTGSGKTSYNHNKYGNISVDFETQQYDWDNMSKTRADDENAKLSYHAGVAVKMNYGTSANGGSGAYTTNALSSLKRNFKYNNGARMVYRYRYSDNEWSNVIKEQLNEKRPVLYSGRSKNLEDPTAGGAGHLFALDGYDTTDQGDFFHINWGWAGRSNGYFYLTEMVTHGGKYNWIDNNAVIINLYPTNLAPIFKSKPTTFVDIDQPYNYQIITTDENRKDIIETSLKQGPSWLSLKLNNGTYSLQGTPSNSNSGEFKIVLEATDGDNITLQEFNITVGKNKDYCESKGNRIKYEWIDFVSFGDMTNATGHNDGYADFTNKTASVVSGTTNDLVISAGFSGSSYTEFFSVWIDYNQNGKFEENEEVVSESTTNGANKTYSVKVPENALIGSTRMRVSMKYENTQTPCELFNDGEVEDYTVNITKTSAREIITKATDKEISNTSLINLLVYPNPSSKVLNIKVGKTLKKAKYQIIDANGKVVDQNSFSPSINIEKLQIGIYYLKVFDKKTKYTKSFIKSGK; from the coding sequence ATGATTAAAAAAATTACTTTACTAACTATGGTTTTACTCTTTTGTTTCAAGAGTACATTTGCTAATCCAATTAATAAAAAAACGGCTATTTCTGTCGCTAATAAATGGTTAAGCAATAAATTACAAAGAAGCGCAAAAACTAATCAAAAAGAAATTTTATCTCTAAAAGAAATTCATCATAATGAGCGTGTTGTTTATTACATCATAAGCTTTAAAAAAGGTGGTTTTGTTATTGTTTCTGCAGACGATTCAACCAAACCTATTTTAGCATATTCAGATACTTCTTTTTTTGATACTAATTTAGAAAACCCAACAACTAAAACTTTACTTAACGGTTACAAATCGTTTGTTTACGAAAGTGCATTAGCTCAAAAAACAAGTAAAATGAAATCTGCTAATTCTGGATGGAATAGATTACTTAAATCAAAATCACAAAACCAACGTAAAACAAAAGTTATTGCTCCATTTATGGATGATATTCTTTACACGCAGTCTAGTGGTTTTCAAAAATTTTGTCCGAGTGATGATGATGGTCAAGCTATTGTTGGCTGTGTAGCTACAGCAATGTCGCAAGTAATGAGATACTGGGAATTTCCTTCAACAGGAAGTGGTAAAACATCATACAATCACAATAAATACGGAAATATTAGCGTTGATTTTGAAACCCAACAATATGATTGGGATAATATGTCTAAAACCAGGGCTGATGACGAAAATGCAAAACTGTCATACCACGCAGGTGTTGCTGTTAAAATGAACTACGGAACATCTGCAAACGGAGGTTCAGGTGCTTATACAACGAATGCTTTATCTTCTTTAAAGAGAAATTTCAAATATAATAATGGAGCTAGAATGGTTTACAGATATCGCTATTCAGATAATGAATGGAGTAACGTTATAAAGGAGCAACTTAATGAAAAAAGGCCAGTTTTATATTCAGGACGAAGTAAAAACCTTGAAGACCCTACCGCTGGAGGAGCAGGTCATTTATTTGCTTTAGATGGATATGACACTACAGATCAAGGTGATTTTTTTCACATTAACTGGGGCTGGGCAGGAAGAAGTAATGGTTACTTTTACTTAACTGAAATGGTTACTCATGGAGGTAAATACAACTGGATAGATAACAATGCTGTTATCATTAATTTATATCCTACAAATCTTGCTCCAATATTTAAATCTAAGCCTACTACTTTTGTGGACATTGATCAGCCTTATAATTACCAAATTATCACTACCGATGAAAACCGTAAAGACATCATAGAAACGTCTTTAAAACAAGGTCCTAGTTGGTTAAGTCTTAAATTAAACAACGGTACCTATTCTTTACAAGGAACTCCTTCTAATTCAAATTCAGGAGAATTTAAGATTGTATTAGAAGCTACAGATGGCGATAATATTACGTTACAAGAATTTAATATTACTGTAGGTAAAAACAAAGACTATTGCGAATCAAAAGGGAATAGAATAAAATATGAATGGATTGATTTTGTTTCTTTTGGTGATATGACAAACGCTACAGGTCATAATGATGGCTATGCAGATTTCACAAATAAAACCGCTTCTGTAGTTTCAGGAACTACCAACGATTTAGTTATTAGTGCTGGTTTTAGTGGTAGTTCATATACTGAATTTTTTAGTGTTTGGATAGATTACAATCAAAACGGAAAATTTGAAGAAAATGAAGAGGTAGTTAGTGAATCTACAACAAATGGAGCTAACAAAACTTATAGTGTTAAAGTTCCAGAAAATGCCTTAATTGGATCAACTAGAATGCGAGTATCAATGAAGTATGAAAACACACAAACCCCTTGTGAATTATTTAACGACGGTGAGGTAGAAGATTACACTGTAAACATTACTAAAACTTCTGCTCGTGAAATTATAACGAAAGCAACCGATAAAGAGATTAGTAATACTTCTTTAATTAATCTACTTGTATACCCTAACCCATCAAGTAAGGTTTTAAATATAAAAGTCGGAAAAACACTTAAAAAAGCAAAGTATCAAATTATTGATGCTAATGGAAAAGTTGTAGATCAAAATTCATTTTCTCCTTCAATCAATATTGAGAAATTACAGATTGGTATCTATTATTTAAAAGTATTTGACAAAAAAACAAAATACACTAAATCTTTTATAAAATCTGGTAAATAA
- a CDS encoding TonB-dependent receptor — MKNILLVVIILQSFISVGQDQGEITGKIIDAKTREVLPFVNVLVYGTSIGVASDDNGTFKISNVPLGYNKLRVSFIGYETLISDEYLVTKDNSPFVTIELKENSTNLKEVEVRASLFKRSLESPLSLQSLGVAEIEKNPGGNRDILKVIQSFPGVASNPGFRNDIIIRGGATSENKFYLDGIEVPVINHFQTQGATGGPVGIMNADLIRKVDFYSSAFPANRGNTLSSVIEFTQKKGNPTALNTRVTLGTSDAGVTLDGPLSDNTTFMFSVRQSYLQFLFKLIKLPFLPTYNDFQLNVKSQLSKNSELSIVALGAIDNFKLNESVNDDETDEETLKRNKIVLNTVPVNSQWNYTVGASYKYFDKNATHLFVLSRNELKNKAKKYFMNEELPLNLLLDYNSKEIETKFRYENNFSTANNYTINIGTNLEKATYINNTYRKVANSNGVFEDVFNSEIDFIKYGVFGQVSKEYLNNKLGVSFGFRIDGVDYNSEMKNLLNQFSPRVSLSYSLSDKLSINSSVGRYYQLPSYTVLGFKNNTNEFVNKNGLKYIQSDHFVSGLSYRPNASSKITLEGFHKSYSNYPFSVRNQISLANLGAGFGVVGNEEVVSNNKGRAYGFEVLAQKKSYNGLYGIASYTFVRSEFKNAVGNYIPSTWDNKHLVTITAGKKLKKNWEVGAKFRLVGGRPYTPYDENASSLKSNYDVVNGGVLDYSKLNEERFNTYTQLDVRVDKTWYLKKAAINLYVDIQNIYASSSKQRPFLLPTEDQNGRISDPSDNSKYLLEEIESTSGRALPRIGVIVDF, encoded by the coding sequence ATGAAAAATATACTTTTAGTTGTAATTATATTACAATCATTTATTTCAGTTGGTCAAGACCAAGGAGAAATTACAGGAAAGATAATTGACGCTAAAACAAGAGAAGTTCTTCCCTTTGTAAATGTGTTAGTTTATGGTACCTCAATTGGCGTAGCATCAGATGATAATGGAACTTTTAAAATTTCAAATGTTCCATTAGGTTATAATAAACTACGTGTTTCATTTATAGGCTATGAAACACTAATTTCAGATGAATATTTAGTAACGAAAGATAATTCACCCTTTGTAACTATTGAGTTAAAAGAAAATAGTACAAACCTAAAGGAAGTAGAGGTTAGGGCTAGTTTATTTAAAAGATCATTAGAGAGTCCTTTATCGTTGCAATCATTAGGAGTTGCAGAAATAGAAAAAAACCCTGGAGGAAATAGAGATATTTTAAAAGTTATTCAATCGTTTCCAGGAGTAGCTTCTAACCCTGGATTTAGAAATGATATTATAATAAGAGGAGGTGCAACCTCTGAAAATAAATTTTATTTAGATGGTATAGAAGTTCCTGTTATAAATCATTTTCAAACACAAGGAGCTACAGGAGGTCCTGTAGGAATAATGAATGCTGATTTAATTCGTAAGGTTGATTTTTATTCGAGTGCTTTTCCTGCAAACAGAGGTAATACTTTAAGTTCTGTAATTGAGTTTACTCAAAAAAAAGGAAACCCAACAGCTTTAAATACAAGAGTAACATTAGGTACTTCAGATGCAGGTGTAACTTTAGATGGTCCTTTGAGTGATAATACCACATTTATGTTTTCTGTACGTCAATCATATCTCCAGTTTTTGTTTAAGTTAATTAAACTCCCTTTTTTACCAACATATAATGATTTTCAATTAAATGTAAAATCTCAATTATCAAAAAATAGTGAACTGTCTATTGTGGCTTTAGGAGCTATAGATAACTTTAAATTAAATGAATCTGTTAATGATGATGAAACTGATGAAGAAACTTTAAAAAGAAATAAAATAGTTTTAAATACTGTTCCTGTAAATAGTCAATGGAATTACACCGTAGGAGCTAGCTATAAATATTTTGATAAGAATGCTACTCATTTATTTGTTTTAAGTAGAAATGAGCTTAAAAACAAGGCAAAGAAATACTTTATGAATGAAGAGCTGCCTTTAAACTTATTATTAGATTATAACTCTAAAGAAATAGAAACGAAATTTAGGTACGAGAATAATTTTAGTACAGCAAATAATTATACTATTAATATAGGAACCAATCTAGAGAAAGCAACTTATATAAATAATACCTACCGAAAAGTAGCTAATTCAAATGGTGTTTTTGAAGATGTATTTAATTCAGAAATAGATTTTATAAAATATGGCGTTTTCGGTCAGGTATCAAAAGAGTACTTAAATAATAAACTAGGAGTTTCTTTTGGGTTTAGAATTGATGGAGTTGATTATAATAGTGAAATGAAAAACTTATTGAATCAATTTTCACCTAGAGTTTCTTTAAGTTATAGTTTAAGCGATAAATTATCTATTAATTCATCAGTAGGTCGTTACTACCAATTACCATCTTATACTGTTTTAGGTTTTAAGAATAACACAAATGAGTTCGTGAATAAAAATGGGTTAAAATATATACAGTCTGATCATTTTGTAAGTGGATTATCATATCGACCAAATGCAAGTTCTAAAATTACTCTTGAAGGGTTTCATAAATCTTATAGTAATTATCCGTTTTCGGTAAGAAACCAGATAAGTTTAGCCAATTTAGGAGCAGGTTTTGGTGTGGTTGGAAATGAAGAAGTAGTTTCTAATAATAAAGGAAGAGCTTATGGTTTTGAGGTGTTAGCTCAGAAAAAATCATATAATGGTTTGTATGGTATAGCATCTTATACTTTTGTAAGAAGTGAATTTAAAAACGCTGTAGGTAATTATATTCCTTCTACATGGGATAATAAACATCTAGTAACCATTACTGCAGGGAAAAAACTAAAGAAAAACTGGGAAGTAGGGGCAAAGTTTAGATTAGTTGGTGGTAGACCTTATACTCCTTATGATGAAAATGCATCTTCATTAAAATCAAATTATGATGTTGTAAATGGAGGAGTTTTAGATTATTCAAAATTAAATGAAGAACGTTTTAATACTTACACACAGTTAGATGTAAGAGTAGATAAAACATGGTATTTAAAGAAAGCAGCGATTAATTTATATGTCGATATTCAAAACATTTATGCGAGTAGTTCTAAACAACGCCCGTTTTTATTACCGACTGAAGATCAGAATGGTAGAATTTCTGACCCTAGTGATAACTCTAAGTATCTTTTAGAAGAAATTGAAAGTACATCAGGAAGAGCGCTACCAAGAATAGGTGTTATTGTTGATTTTTAG
- a CDS encoding C1 family peptidase encodes MKNLLIGTAFTFLSIGSVTAQKYQFSTVKDIENTQVKSQGKTGTCWSFSTTSFLESEIIRLTGKNIDLSEMYTVRNTYSDKANNYLYRQGKAQFSEGGLGHDVINSVASYGLVPERVFSGLDLGQVKHNHAEVVAVLKSMLDAYIKNPARELSPRWKQATESVLDVYLGENKKEFEFEGKKYTPKTFAEYVKIDPSNYVTISSFKHAKMYDKFVLNIPDNFSNGSFYNVSLDELVSVTEEAIAKGYTIELDCDVSEKTFSSKNGIAFIPANSSENKKGLKEIVKEKKITPSFRQSEFENFNTTDDHLMHIVGLVKDQKGNKYFKVKNSWGAKQGNKGYVYMSIPYFKLKTISVLLHKDAVSKDLKTKLSIK; translated from the coding sequence ATGAAAAATTTATTGATAGGAACTGCTTTTACTTTTTTAAGTATTGGTTCAGTAACTGCTCAAAAATACCAATTTAGTACAGTAAAAGATATTGAGAACACGCAAGTAAAAAGCCAAGGAAAAACAGGTACTTGTTGGAGTTTCTCTACAACATCATTTTTAGAATCTGAAATTATACGATTAACAGGTAAAAATATTGATTTGTCTGAAATGTACACCGTACGAAATACATATTCAGATAAGGCAAATAATTATTTATATCGCCAAGGAAAAGCACAATTTAGTGAAGGTGGGTTAGGACATGATGTTATAAATTCTGTAGCAAGCTACGGTTTAGTACCTGAGCGTGTTTTTTCAGGCTTAGATTTGGGGCAGGTAAAACATAATCATGCAGAAGTAGTTGCTGTTTTAAAATCGATGTTAGATGCTTATATTAAAAATCCAGCAAGAGAATTAAGTCCAAGATGGAAACAAGCTACCGAAAGTGTTTTAGATGTTTACTTAGGAGAAAATAAAAAAGAATTTGAATTTGAAGGAAAGAAGTATACTCCAAAAACTTTTGCTGAGTATGTGAAAATTGATCCATCAAACTATGTTACGATTAGCTCATTTAAGCATGCTAAAATGTATGATAAATTTGTTTTAAATATTCCTGATAATTTTTCAAACGGATCGTTTTACAATGTTTCTTTAGATGAATTGGTTTCTGTAACAGAAGAAGCTATTGCTAAAGGGTATACAATTGAATTAGATTGTGATGTTTCTGAAAAAACATTCTCATCAAAAAATGGTATAGCATTTATACCAGCAAATAGTTCTGAAAATAAAAAAGGATTAAAAGAAATTGTAAAGGAAAAGAAAATTACACCTAGTTTCCGTCAATCAGAATTTGAAAACTTTAATACAACAGATGATCATTTAATGCATATTGTAGGTTTAGTAAAAGATCAGAAAGGAAACAAGTATTTTAAAGTTAAAAATTCTTGGGGTGCTAAACAAGGTAATAAAGGATACGTATATATGTCAATTCCTTATTTTAAATTAAAGACTATTTCTGTATTACTTCATAAAGATGCAGTTTCGAAAGATTTAAAAACAAAATTAAGTATCAAATAA
- a CDS encoding DUF389 domain-containing protein, with protein MEDKMDQNESVEQSKQAVHEDAKGLWESSKRFIIELLDFRHDTDQEATIEAIKVDIPFKGATAWILICSIFVASIGLNANSTAVVIGAMLISPLMGPILGIGMSIAINDIDTLKKSMVNLATMIVLSLLTAFLFFFLFPLKEETSELLGRVKPDIRDVLIAFFGGLALIIARTKKGTIASVIFGVAIATALMPPLCTAGYGLAIGNFDYFFGAMYLFTINTIFIALATFLVLKLLGFTMIRYVNSEKRKRIARIASFVAFLVMVPAIFTFISVYKESVINSNYDKFLKEKIESNKDLWLQRKNIDRKGKKINLFFNGDVTDATETFLRNELKTYDKLDAYELVINENKARSVDRVVDAYDRAIVDLNQKDDVINGLHREIDDLKNTISKLNNSIEQSALIRDKNSVPFSKIAKEAKIRFNDIKAISFSKRLSSKDFIKIDTIPELSVVWSKKLADSIVQKKEKELKGWLQKELKLEITLLK; from the coding sequence ATGGAAGATAAAATGGATCAAAACGAAAGTGTAGAGCAATCTAAACAAGCTGTTCATGAAGATGCTAAAGGTTTGTGGGAAAGTTCAAAAAGGTTTATTATTGAATTATTAGATTTTCGTCATGATACCGATCAAGAAGCAACTATAGAAGCTATTAAAGTTGATATACCTTTTAAAGGAGCTACAGCTTGGATTTTAATTTGTTCAATATTTGTAGCCTCTATAGGTTTAAATGCAAACTCAACGGCTGTTGTAATTGGAGCCATGTTAATATCACCATTAATGGGACCTATTTTAGGAATAGGTATGTCTATAGCAATTAATGATATTGATACGTTAAAAAAATCGATGGTAAACTTAGCAACGATGATTGTGTTAAGTTTGTTGACAGCCTTTTTGTTTTTCTTCTTATTTCCTTTAAAAGAGGAAACCTCAGAGTTGTTAGGTAGGGTAAAACCAGATATACGAGATGTTTTAATTGCCTTTTTTGGAGGTTTAGCTTTAATTATAGCCCGTACAAAAAAAGGAACCATTGCTTCAGTAATATTTGGAGTTGCAATTGCAACAGCATTAATGCCTCCTTTATGTACAGCTGGGTATGGTTTAGCAATAGGTAATTTTGATTACTTTTTTGGGGCAATGTATTTATTTACAATTAATACTATTTTTATAGCATTAGCTACTTTTTTAGTGTTAAAATTGTTAGGGTTTACAATGATTCGTTATGTAAATTCTGAAAAGAGAAAAAGAATTGCTCGTATAGCATCTTTTGTAGCCTTTTTGGTTATGGTACCTGCGATATTTACTTTTATAAGTGTATATAAAGAAAGTGTTATTAATTCGAATTATGATAAGTTTTTAAAAGAGAAAATAGAGTCAAATAAAGACTTGTGGTTACAACGTAAAAATATTGATAGAAAAGGGAAAAAGATAAACCTATTTTTTAATGGAGATGTAACAGATGCTACTGAAACTTTTTTAAGAAATGAATTAAAAACGTATGATAAGTTAGATGCTTATGAATTAGTAATAAACGAAAATAAAGCACGTAGTGTAGATAGGGTAGTAGATGCTTATGATAGAGCAATTGTTGATTTAAATCAAAAAGACGATGTAATAAATGGTTTACATAGAGAGATTGATGATTTAAAAAATACTATTTCGAAATTAAATAATAGTATAGAACAAAGCGCTTTAATTAGAGACAAAAACAGTGTGCCTTTTAGCAAAATAGCAAAAGAAGCTAAAATTAGATTTAATGATATTAAGGCAATTAGTTTTTCTAAAAGATTATCTTCTAAAGATTTTATAAAAATAGATACGATTCCTGAATTATCAGTTGTATGGAGTAAGAAATTAGCAGATTCTATTGTTCAAAAGAAAGAGAAAGAGCTTAAAGGCTGGTTGCAGAAGGAACTAAAATTAGAAATTACTTTATTAAAATAG
- a CDS encoding thioredoxin family protein → MKKNSITILLLMICFLVTAQEKDVDIETLWLNSYKEALKKAKKERKPVLIYFKGSDWCGPCKKLDEGLFISDKFKKIAKKNFILYEADNPYNKDLVEADRLKVNLKLVKKFKISSYPTLLFVNHRQKIIAYKKGMILTDYYYPFFQSVLSKFK, encoded by the coding sequence ATGAAAAAAAATTCAATAACAATCTTACTGTTAATGATTTGTTTTCTTGTAACTGCACAAGAAAAGGATGTAGATATTGAAACATTATGGTTAAACTCTTATAAAGAAGCTTTAAAAAAGGCAAAAAAAGAAAGAAAACCAGTATTAATTTATTTTAAAGGATCTGATTGGTGTGGGCCTTGTAAAAAATTAGATGAAGGATTGTTTATTTCAGATAAATTTAAAAAAATAGCTAAAAAGAATTTTATTCTTTATGAGGCAGATAACCCTTATAACAAAGATTTAGTAGAAGCAGATAGGTTAAAGGTAAATCTTAAACTTGTAAAGAAATTTAAAATAAGTTCTTATCCTACGTTATTATTTGTTAATCATAGACAAAAAATTATTGCATATAAAAAAGGAATGATTTTAACGGATTACTACTATCCTTTTTTTCAGTCAGTTTTATCTAAGTTTAAATAA